A single Eulemur rufifrons isolate Redbay chromosome 9, OSU_ERuf_1, whole genome shotgun sequence DNA region contains:
- the NEUROD2 gene encoding neurogenic differentiation factor 2, translating into MLTRLFSEPGLLSDVPKFASWGDGDDDEPRSDKGDAPPPPPPAPGPGAPGPARAAKPVPLRGEEVPEATLAEVKEESELGGEEEEEEEEEEGLDEAEGERPKKRGPKKRKMTKARLERSKLRRQKANARERNRMHDLNAALDNLRKVVPCYSKTQKLSKIETLRLAKNYIWALSEILRSGKRPDLVSYVQTLCKGLSQPTTNLVAGCLQLNSRNFLTEQGADGAGRFHGSGGPFAMHPYPYPCSRLAGAQCQAAGGLGGGAAHALRTHGYCAAYETLYAAAGGGGASPDYNSSEYEGPLSPPLCLNGNFSLKQDSSPDHEKSYHYSMHYSALPGSRPTGHGLVFGSSAVRGGVHSENLLSYDMHLHHDRGPMYEELNAFFHN; encoded by the coding sequence ATGCTGACCCGCCTGTTCAGCGAGCCCGGCCTCCTTTCGGACGTGCCCAAGTTCGCCAGCTGGGGCGACGGAGACGACGACGAGCCGAGGAGCGACAAGGGCgacgcgccgccgccgcctccgcctgCTCCCGGGCCGGGGGCTCCGGGGCCCGCCCGGGCTGCCAAGCCAGTCCCCCTCCGTGGAGAAGAGGTGCCGGAGGCCACGTTGGCCGAGGTCAAGGAGGAGAGCGAGCTGgggggcgaggaggaggaggaagaggaggaggaagaagggctgGACGAGGCGGAGGGCGAGCGGCCCAAGAAGCGCGGGCCCAAGAAGCGCAAGATGACCAAGGCGCGCCTGGAGCGCTCCAAGCTTCGGCGGCAGAAGGCGAACGCACGAGAGCGCAACCGCATGCACGACCTGAACGCGGCGCTGGACAACCTGCGCAAGGTGGTGCCCTGCTACTCCAAGACGCAGAAGCTGTCCAAGATCGAGACGCTGCGCCTAGCCAAGAACTACATCTGGGCGCTCTCGGAGATCCTGCGCTCCGGCAAGCGGCCAGACCTAGTGTCCTACGTGCAGACTCTGTGCAAGGGTCTGTCGCAGCCCACCACCAATCTGGTGGCAGGTTGCCTGCAGCTCAACTCGCGCAACTTCCTCACAGAGCAGGGCGCCGATGGCGCGGGCCGCTTCCACGGCTCGGGCGGCCCGTTCGCCATGCACCCGTACCCGTACCCGTGCTCGCGCCTGGCGGGCGCACAGTGCCAGGCGGCCGGCGGCCTGGGCGGCGGCGCGGCGCACGCCCTGCGGACCCACGGCTACTGCGCCGCCTACGAGACGCTGTATGCGGCGGCGGGCGGTGGCGGCGCGAGCCCGGACTACAACAGCTCCGAGTACGAGGGCCCGCTCAGCCCCCCGCTCTGTCTCAATGGCAACTTCTCGCTCAAGCAGGACTCGTCGCCCGACCACGAGAAGAGCTACCACTACTCTATGCACTACTCGGCGCTGCCCGGCTCGCGGCCCACGGGCCACGGGCTAGTCTTCGGCTCGTCGGCTGTGCGCGGGGGCGTCCACTCGGAGAATCTCTTGTCTTACGATATGCACCTTCACCACGACCGGGGCCCCATGTACGAGGAGCTCAATGCGTTTTTTCATAACTGA